The following nucleotide sequence is from Deinococcus multiflagellatus.
GAACGTGGACCTGTTTAACGACATGATCCTGTGGATGATCGTCTGGGGCCTGGTGGGCGCGCGGCTGGTCTTTGTGGCGACCTCGTGGAACCAGTTTGAGAACACGCCGTTTCCGCGCGTGCTGCTGGATATCGTGAACCTGCGCCAGGGCGGCATCTCTATTCACGGCGGCCTGATCGGCGGCATTCTGGTCATGCTGTACTACGCCCGCCGCAAGGGCATGGACTTTTACCGTTACGCCGATCTCTGCGTGCCCGGCGTGGCTTTTGGCATCATCGGCGGGCGCATTGGCAATATCATGAACGGCACGGACACGGTGGGGCGCGTCACCGGCTGGCCGGTTGGTTTCCGCTGGCCCGACAGCGCCCGCGCGTTCCACGACGGCATGTGCGTGCGCAACCCCAACGCCGACATGGACCTGTCCCAGTACTGCCAGCAGATTGGCGGGCAGATGGTCATGACGGCCCCGGTGCATTTTGCCCAGCTGTACGGCGTGATTATCGGCATCATTCTGTCGGTGGCGGCGTTTTTCTGGCTGCGCTCGCGCATTCCGGGCTGGGCCTTCTGGCAGTTCTGGCTGTGGTACAGCGTGCTGCGCGCCGGCTGGGAAGAGACCTTCCGCCTCAACCCCCTGTCTCCCAAGGCCTACCTGAACCAGGGCCTGGACGCCCCCGGCATCGGCTTTTTTACCGACACCCACATCATCAGCATTCCGCTGATTCTGGTCAGCATCTGGATGCTGGTGCGCCTCCGTCAGAAAGCTGACAATGGCTAGACCCATTGAGATGCCGTCTCCGCATGACGTGTTTCAGTGGCCAGGGCTCTTGGCATCGAAGCCATTCAGCGGCCTGCTCAACGTGGCCCTCCGCTGATAGTGATCAGGGTCTGGTCGCCTTGTTTGACGGCGGTGTAGTGCAGTTCGGCCGGCAGCGCCTTGCCCAGAAAGACCGAGTAGTGGTCCGGGGCCATCAGTTCGTCATCGAGCAGCACGTAGCCCCTGGCCCGGAGTACCCGGGCGGCGGCCAGCGGCTCCCAGCCTGGCACGAGATACTGCTCAACCCGGCTCTCGCCGGCGCGCACCTCCTGACGGTAACTGGCGCTGTCGGGGCACGTCGGGCTCAGGCCGGCGGGCAAGGGGGCCAGGCCACCCCACAGCTGACCCGGCTGTTCAATGCAGTACAGCGGTGCGCGCCAGCGCAGGCTGTCCGCCAGCCACCACCCGGTGGGCACGCTGACCAGCGCGCCGCCCAGCAGGGCGAGCGTCAGTGTCCGCCGCTGGCCCCTACTCGGTCGCGTGATCCAGGGCATTGCGGATGGTGGTCGTCACGTGGTGATCGAGGAGCCGGTAATAGGCAATGCGGCCCTCCTTGCGGAAGGTGACGATGCGGCCGGTGCGCAGGAGGCGCAGCTGGTGACTGACCGCACTCTCGCTGATGCCCACCACGGCCGCCAGATCACAGACGCACAGTTCAGTGGTCTTCAGCGCACTCAGAATCCTGAGCCGGGTGGGGTCCGCCATCAGTTTCAAGAAGGCGGCGGCGTCCTCGATGCAGACGTCCTCAGGCTGATGGGTGCGCGCCAGTTGGACGGCCTCCGGATGCAGGCAGGTCACTTCACACACGTCGTCCTGAGAGGCGGTTCTCATTACGTCAGTGTAGACGCTGGTGACTGAACTCGCCGTCACGGCATCACCGTCCGCACGTCTGCGGCGATCCGGTCCGTGAGGTTCAGTTGGGTGTAATCCCAGACCACCCGCCGGTTGCCCTCACGGTCCACCAGGTACACGCCGGTCGTGTGGTTGACGTCGTAACGGTCGGGCGCCGTGATATTCGAATACTCGAACCCGACGCCCCAGGCGGCGGCCGCCTGACGCAGCGGCACCTTGGGAATCACCAGGCCGCGGGCGTCCGGGCTGAAGTAGCGCACGTACGAGCGCAGCTCCGCCGGCGTGTCCCGCCCCGGATCAACCGTGACCAGCAGACTCACAAAGTCCTTGCGCTGCCGCTCTGGAAGTGTCTGGCGCACCCGTTCCAGGGCCGCCAGGGTGGTGGGACAGATGTTGGGGCAATTCAGAAAGCCGAAAAAGACGGCGACGGTTTGGCCCCTGAAATCAGCCAGAGCCAGGGGCCGGCCGTCGTCGCCGGTGCCGGCCAGGGGCGGGGCCACCGTGCCAGGCGGGTAGGCTGTGCCGAGCAGGCCCTGCGGGTTGCGCAGGCGGCTGTAGAGCAGGGCCAGGGACAGCAGGGCCGCCACGGCCAGCAGCGCCAGGGTGAGTGAGCGCAGCCAGGGCCGGGGGGCCCGTGAAAGCGGAAGGAATTCAGAGGTCATGGCGTGTCCTTCTCCTGGATACAGTCAGGGGTGCAGGTGGGTCTGGGCGCGGTCATGGGCGCCGGGCGCTTCAAGCTGCACCGTGACGTGTTCAATCCCGTGGCGAGTGGCCACTGTGCTGATCAGGGCGTGCACGTCGGCAGATGGCGCCGGGCTGACCAGATGCGCCGTGAGGCTGTGCTGGCCGCTGGTGACGCTCCACACGTGCAGGTCGTGTACATCGGTGATCCCGGGCAGGGCCGCCAATTCCGCGCGCAGCGCGTCCAGGTCCAGGCCGCCGGGCACCCCTTCCATCAGGACATTCACGCTCGCCTTGAGCAGCTGCCAGGTTCTCGGCAACACCCAAAGGCCGATCAACGCCCCCAGCACCGGATCAATCCAGGTCTGGCCGGTGAAGCGGATCAGGAGCGCGCCTGCGATGACGGCCACTGACCCCAGCAGGTCACCCATGACTTCCAGGTAGGCCGACTTCATGTTCAGGCTGTCCCCACTGCCCTGCACCAGCAGGCGCGCACTG
It contains:
- the lgt gene encoding prolipoprotein diacylglyceryl transferase is translated as MDPVFLQIGSFTIAWYGVLITLGIVAGVWVGTKMARERGLNVDLFNDMILWMIVWGLVGARLVFVATSWNQFENTPFPRVLLDIVNLRQGGISIHGGLIGGILVMLYYARRKGMDFYRYADLCVPGVAFGIIGGRIGNIMNGTDTVGRVTGWPVGFRWPDSARAFHDGMCVRNPNADMDLSQYCQQIGGQMVMTAPVHFAQLYGVIIGIILSVAAFFWLRSRIPGWAFWQFWLWYSVLRAGWEETFRLNPLSPKAYLNQGLDAPGIGFFTDTHIISIPLILVSIWMLVRLRQKADNG
- a CDS encoding ArsR/SmtB family transcription factor is translated as MRTASQDDVCEVTCLHPEAVQLARTHQPEDVCIEDAAAFLKLMADPTRLRILSALKTTELCVCDLAAVVGISESAVSHQLRLLRTGRIVTFRKEGRIAYYRLLDHHVTTTIRNALDHATE
- a CDS encoding SCO family protein, with the translated sequence MTSEFLPLSRAPRPWLRSLTLALLAVAALLSLALLYSRLRNPQGLLGTAYPPGTVAPPLAGTGDDGRPLALADFRGQTVAVFFGFLNCPNICPTTLAALERVRQTLPERQRKDFVSLLVTVDPGRDTPAELRSYVRYFSPDARGLVIPKVPLRQAAAAWGVGFEYSNITAPDRYDVNHTTGVYLVDREGNRRVVWDYTQLNLTDRIAADVRTVMP
- a CDS encoding cation diffusion facilitator family transporter, giving the protein MSDHGHSHGAAANARQLTLALLLTGSFLVVEVIYGLLSGSLALLSDAGHMLTDVMALALSLFALKIGQRTADRRRTFGYRRAEILAATVNAAALFAIGLYILVEAYGRLQAPVEVQTTPMLIVATLGLVVNLISARLLVQGSGDSLNMKSAYLEVMGDLLGSVAVIAGALLIRFTGQTWIDPVLGALIGLWVLPRTWQLLKASVNVLMEGVPGGLDLDALRAELAALPGITDVHDLHVWSVTSGQHSLTAHLVSPAPSADVHALISTVATRHGIEHVTVQLEAPGAHDRAQTHLHP